In Scomber japonicus isolate fScoJap1 chromosome 7, fScoJap1.pri, whole genome shotgun sequence, one genomic interval encodes:
- the rgs2 gene encoding LOW QUALITY PROTEIN: regulator of G-protein signaling 2 (The sequence of the model RefSeq protein was modified relative to this genomic sequence to represent the inferred CDS: deleted 1 base in 1 codon) → MRETCSESMAFTDCMKPTDLAAEKKGIKRKNWRNRIGFLLKINSSQSILHLMKNRSYRPTADDVNQWAQSLDKLLTHKYGKAAFCIFLKSEFCEENIEFWTACEDFSKLTSHKELVSKANSIYEEFIKSEAPKEINLDFHTRNAIVQSLNEPSATSFLAAQRKVYSLMENNSYPRFIHSDLYKELCAAARGEGKHIKS, encoded by the exons ATGAGAGAAACTTGTTCAGAAAGCATGGCATTCACCGACTGTATGAAACCCACTGACCTGGCTGCAGAGAAAAAGGGGATAAA aaggAAAAACTGGAGAAATAGGATAGGATTCCTCCTGAAAATAAACTCTTCCCAGTCAATATTGCATCTAATGAAAAACAGATCCTACAG GCCAACTGCTGATGACGTGAACCAATGGGCGCAGTCACTTGACAAACTACTTACTCATAAAT aTGGCAAAGCTGCATTTTGTATCTTCCTGAAGTCTGAGTTCTGTGAAGAGAACATTGAGTTTTGGACAGCGTGTGAGGACTTCAGTAAACTCACGTCGCACAAAGAGCTGGTGTCCAAGGCCAACAGCATTTACGAGGAGTTCATTAAAAGTGAAGCTCCCAAAGAG ATCAACCTGGATTTTCACACAAGAAACGCTATCGTCCAGAGCCTAAACGAGCCCAGTGCAACCAGTTTTCTGGCAGCTCAGAGGAAAGTCTACAGTCTGATGGAGAACAACTCCTACCCCAGGTTTATCCACTCTGACCTCTACAAAGAACTGTGTGCAGCTGCC AGAGGAGAGGGCAAGCACATTAAGTCCTAG
- the LOC128361427 gene encoding regulator of G-protein signaling 21-like isoform X2 has protein sequence MPSLIVEPLNTQHFIMDRDDRKRNKNMLSLEDTQQWSQSLERLLDSKYGLATFRSFLKSEYSDENIEFWLTCEDYKKIKSSFRMSSRAKKIYEQFIKAESPKEINIDYHTREQIKRNVKTPTMHCFDDAQKIVYGLMERDSYPRFLRSDIYRTLLESLATEATKG, from the exons ATGCCCAGCCTAATCGTCGAACCACTCAACACACAGCACTTCATCATGGACAGAGATGACAGGAAGAGAAACAAGAACAT GCTAAGTTTAGAAGATACCCAACAATGGTCACAGTCACTGGAAAGGCTTCTGGATTCTAAAT ATGGGCTGGCCACTTTTCGTAGCTTTCTGAAATCTGAATACAGCGATGAGAATATTGAGTTTTGGCTCACCTGTGAGGACTACAAGAAGATCAAGTCTTCTTTCAGAATGTCCTCGAGGGCCAAGAAGATTTATGAGCAGTTCATCAAAGCAGAATCTCCTAAAGAG ATCAACATTGACTATCACACTCGAGAGCAGATCAAAAGGAACGTCAAGACTCCCACCATGCACTGCTTTGACGACGCTCAGAAGATAGTTTACGGGCTGATGGAAAGAGACTCATACCCGCGGTTCCTCCGCTCTGACATTTATAGAACTCTCCTGGAAAGCCTCGCCACCGAAGCTACGAAAGGATGA
- the LOC128361427 gene encoding regulator of G-protein signaling 21-like isoform X1, with the protein MPSLIVEPLNTQHFIMDRDDRKRNKNIGKNFMCRLQCMFSHSSSSESRLSLEDTQQWSQSLERLLDSKYGLATFRSFLKSEYSDENIEFWLTCEDYKKIKSSFRMSSRAKKIYEQFIKAESPKEINIDYHTREQIKRNVKTPTMHCFDDAQKIVYGLMERDSYPRFLRSDIYRTLLESLATEATKG; encoded by the exons ATGCCCAGCCTAATCGTCGAACCACTCAACACACAGCACTTCATCATGGACAGAGATGACAGGAAGAGAAACAAGAACAT TGGAAAGAACTTTATGTGCCGACTCCAGTGCATGTTCTCACACTCGTCAAGCTCTGAGAG CAGGCTAAGTTTAGAAGATACCCAACAATGGTCACAGTCACTGGAAAGGCTTCTGGATTCTAAAT ATGGGCTGGCCACTTTTCGTAGCTTTCTGAAATCTGAATACAGCGATGAGAATATTGAGTTTTGGCTCACCTGTGAGGACTACAAGAAGATCAAGTCTTCTTTCAGAATGTCCTCGAGGGCCAAGAAGATTTATGAGCAGTTCATCAAAGCAGAATCTCCTAAAGAG ATCAACATTGACTATCACACTCGAGAGCAGATCAAAAGGAACGTCAAGACTCCCACCATGCACTGCTTTGACGACGCTCAGAAGATAGTTTACGGGCTGATGGAAAGAGACTCATACCCGCGGTTCCTCCGCTCTGACATTTATAGAACTCTCCTGGAAAGCCTCGCCACCGAAGCTACGAAAGGATGA
- the si:ch211-117l17.6 gene encoding regulator of G-protein signaling 21: MPKLLFSKIRFYEIKDIMQNVKRPKRIDIVLNRYRRKKDIECIMVHKINDETCPAKFSWQADHKIHPTLEKLLRDKIYLEAFHSFLQSEFSEENIEFWLACEDYRATASLDDLCWKAKEIYEQFIQPAACREINVDHHIREKIKKSLEKPSLSCFNEAQKHVYLLMERDSCPRFLHSDAYLSVKHKSRSLWYI; the protein is encoded by the exons ATGCCGAAACTTTTGTTTTCAAAGATTAGGTTCTATGAGATCAAGGATATAATGCAAAATGTAAAACGGCCCAAAAG GATTGATATTGTTCTTAATCGATACAGGCGTAAAAAGGACATCGAGTGCATCATGGTACACAAAATAAACGATGAGACATGTCCTGCAAAATTCAG TTGGCAGGCTGACCATAAAATCCATCCAACTCTGGAAAAGCTGCTACGGGATAAAA TCTATCTAGAAGCGTTCCACTCCTTTCTTCAGTCTGAGTTCAGTGAAGAAAACATTGAGTTCTGGCTCGCATGTGAAGACTACAGGGCGACCGCCTCACTGGACGACCTCTGCTGGAAAGCAAAGGAGATCTATGAGCAGTTCATCCAGCCTGCCGCCTGCAGAGAG ATCAATGTAGACCACCACATTAGAGAGAAGATCAAGAAGTCCTTGGAGAAACCAAGCCTGTCCTGCTTTAATGAGGCCCAGAAACATGTTTACCTTCTGATGGAAAGAGACTCTTGCCCCAGATTCCTGCACTCTGATGCCTACCTGAGTGTGAAGCACAAATCCAGAAGTCTATGGTACATTTAG